The genomic segment CTATCATCAAAAATACTTTTTGGTGGTCGGCTTCGGAAAAGGAATATTTGAGCAGTGAGCCGGAATAGCGCACTCGCCCGTCCATGAATGACTGCGGGCGGTGTAAGTGCCCTTGTGCGGTATAGTGGAACGGCGTAAAGATTTCGGCAGGCACAACAGAAGCCCCACCAACGCTCAGCAGCGCCCGTTCCGATTCACAACCCTCGCCGCCACTGATAAAAGCATGGCCAATAGCCACGTGCCGCCCCTGTGCCGACATACCATTCGCAATATTTTTTACCACATGGCGCATGATGGCCTCGTGGCTGTCAAAAAAAGCATTGTTATTTTCGGGCAGGCGCAAGTCGGTTGGCTCGGTGTAGGGTATGGGGTGAAAATGCACCTCACCGTATGCATCGTGCAGTATAACAGGTTTGACAACACCGGGCATACCGAAAATATGCAAGCCCTGCCGCTGTAAAATTCCGTTGAAGTAGTCAATGCGCTCGGCGCTGTCGTGATTACCCGCAATGGCTATCACGGGTACTTTCAGCCCCAGCACAATTTCCGACATCACCTCGTCAAACAATTCCACCGCACGAGCAGGCGGAAGCGCGCGGTCGTAAATATCGCCCGCAATAAGCAACACGTCGGGTTTTTCGCTGCGGATAAGGTCTGTAAGCTGTTGAAGAGCGTATTGCTGCCCATCCAGCAAGTCAAAGTTTTTTAAAGATTTGCCTAAATGCCAGTCGGCCGTGTGAAGAATGCGCATAAAAAAGCGTAAAGGGTTTTTACCACTTTACGCCAAATTTACCCTGAAAAAGTCGGTTTTATGATAGGGATTTCTCAATTTTTTTGGCTTCCAACTGTCTGAGGCGCACCCGCAGCGAAGTAATCCACACGCCGAGCAGTGTCCAGCCGATTACGGCCGGGTAGAATACCAAGCGCAGTTTAGAGTCTAAGTCGTAGGCATTGAACCCGGGATTGCCACCCGAACCCGGGTGCAGCGAATCGGTCAGTCGCGGCAAAATCCAGATGAGGGGAATGTAGGCCGCAAAAGCAAAAATATTGTACACCGCACTAATGCGCCCGCGCTGTTGGGGGTCGGAAAATGAGCCGCGCAGCAACCCATAGGCCATGTAAATGAGCATGGCAATGGCTGAACCGTTTTGCTTAGGGTCGCCGTGCCAAGGGTCGCCCCATGTGTAGGTTGCCCAAAACATGCCCGTGAGCAAGCCCAAAATGCCGAACAAAATGGCTGTATTGGCAGATTCAGCCGCCCATTGGTCGTATTTTTCCAGTGGATTGCGCAGGTATTTAATGGAATAGACCACCGAAACCGTCAATAAAATCATCATACCAAACCACATCGGTACGTGGAAGTAGAGGTTGCGAATGGTTTCATTGAGGATATCTAAACGCGGCACGTCCAACAGCAGACCGCCCAGCAGGGTATAGAACAGCAGGACAATGGTCAGTAATTTCCACCAAGCTAATTTCATGGTTATTGGGGGTTAGTTTGCAAAGTTACGTTTAACGGAAGGTTTTATTACAGGGAAACTATGATTTTCCATTTATTCACAGTCTCACTCACTCACCAGCAACTTCTCTACCGCTGTTTTGCCGCTGCTTGCTGTCAAGCGGATGAAATACATACTGCGTGCGGTGGGCAGTTGCAGGGGGTGCTCTCCTGCGGCAAGGCTGAACTGCGACCATGTACGCCCTGAAAGGTCTGTGATGCTGACAGCAGCAGGTTCGGCAAGTTGCAGGCGCACCCTGCCCTGTGGCGCAGGATTCGGGCTGATGCTGTACCAACTGCGCGGCAGCAGGTTTTCGGCAGGCAGCGAAGTCGGCACATCCTGCTGAAAACGAAGCAGTTGCAATCCTCCACCGGCAGTTCCTAAAATCAGGTGATTGCCTAAAACAGCCGGCAGTACCTCTCTGCCAAAGTTTTTTTCTTCTAACCGATTGGTCAGACGATTGAACAGCAGGTTGCGCACCGGTTGCGGATTACCGTTCAGAAAGTTGTTGTAAAAAAGCAACTCACCGCCGCGATTGGACGCAATTAAGTCTAATCGCCCATCAGCATTTACATCGGCTACGGCAATACTCAGGCCGCGTTTCAAAGCATCGTTTTCAATGCCTGCCACGTTACTACTGCGCAAAGTAAAGTTCAAGTTGCCCGTGTTTTCGTAGCGCTCGAGCGCGCCCTGAAATTTAGCCACTAACAAATCTGCGTCGCCATCGGCATCCGTATCGGCAAAAAGCAGTTCATCACCAATGGAAAGCGTGCTGACTGTCAGGTCGGTAGCATTGGCAAGGCTAAACTGCACGGGTTCATTGCGGCGTGCTGTGTTGAGGATATAGGCAAAGCGCCCGCGATTGTCGCTGTTGCGCTGTGCGGAAAATGCCAAGTCCACCGCCCCATCGCCGTTCAGGTCGGCAACCGTAATTTTGAGTTGGCGCAAATTGGCGGCGGCAAATCCTGCAAAATTGTCATTGGCCAACCTGAAAGCAGGACGCGCGTTGTTGCCCGTGTTTTCAAAATAGTAGATGCGGCTGACGATTCGCTCCAACTCGGCGGGGTTGGTATCGCTGCGCTGCCCGATGGTACTCAACAGCAGGTCTAAGTCGCCGTCGCCGTCCACATCCAGCACGGCAGGGCGGGCAGTTTCGCCAATTTCCACCATATCGGCCTGCAAAAAGTTGCGCTGCCGAAAGCGAAAATCGGGACGCTGCAAAGTGCCTTCGTTTTTGTAGAACCACGCCGAGCGCGTAAAGTCCAGCGAGGGAGCAGCAGCAGGCTCATTGATGAACACGTTGGGTGCTGCCAGCAAATCGGGGATGTCGTCAAAGTCCGCATCTTCGTAGAAAGCAGCCGGAAACAACTGAAAATCAACGGGATTAACAGCAGGAAACGCCTGCTGAAAGCTATTAAAATTGGCGTTAGCGGGCGTTCCTACGTTGAGCATGGCCACCAAGTTGCTGCAACTCACATCGCCAAGCAACAGGTCTTTGGTATTGTCGCCGTTCAAATCTATGGTCAGCAAAGTGGAGCCTGCATGTTCCACCGCCTCAACGCGGCAAAAACTGTTGCCGAAAAGAAATTCGTTGCAGTTGGAACACTCTTCAATATTGCCCCAGCGCAAAGTGGCCTTCTCAAATACAAGGCTGTCGGAGTGGCCGAAGCGTTCGCGGCTCAGGTTGCGGTTCCACTCTATGTTGAAGCCGCTGGCAGGAATAAAATTCAGAATATCCAAATCGCCATCGTTGTCAATATCGGCAATTGCGGGTATGTCGGTGAGGTCTATGCGAAGGTTGAGGTTTACGGCCGAAATGCCTCGAACCTGCAAGGGGTCGCGCAGGGTTTGAAATTGCAGCCTGCCGCCCTGAGGGGTTACGTTGCGCAACACACGGATGCCGAAATTGGTGGTTGTGAATATGTCTTTGCGCCCGTCGCCGTCATAGTCTGCCAGCAGACACCAAGCATTCAAATCCTTCGGGAAAAGCGATTCGTATTCGGGTGCATATTGCCAACGGTTATTGACATTCAAAAAAGTACTGACTTTGTTGGTGGTGCGGTCAAAAATGAATAAGTCGCTGCGCCCGTCGCCGTTGAGGTCTATGGTGGAAAACTGCGGAGCATTGAAACCTCCTGCCCATGCCAGCGGCAAATTGCGCCCATTGATTTGCACGGGGATAGAATCGGAAAAGACAAAAGCCGGATTCTGTGCAGCAGCCGCAACCGCTAATATCCACGCAAACAGAAAGAGTAGGTATTTCATAGCCGTCCAATGTTTACATAACTGTCAGCGGTACAAAGTTGTTCCTGACTGACCATTACAAAGCTAATACAAACGCTGTACGATGAGCCACAGCCAACCGCGAAGAATGCAGAAAGACAGGATTAACTTTTTGTGATGCCCGATTGTACGGAACTCATAAAAAATCAGCAGCCCGAAAACCTTTCAGTCTTCGGGCTGCTGTCATGAAAACGGTTTGAAAACTATTATTGCATAACTTTGGGAGCTACGGCCTGCTTGGAGTAAAAGTTGGTTGACGGGTCTTTTACCAATTCGTACAGCGTGCTGTCGCCCAGTTGGCGGAAGTAGAAGCCGCCTACGCGGAAGTTACCCCAAACAGTATCTTTGCCTTTTACCTGATATATTGTTGTATCCCAAGTAACGGCCACATCTACCAGCACATCGCCGAATCGCTCTTCCTTCATTTTTACGGGTACGTAGGCCATAAAGTCGCTCAGCGGAAATACTTCTTTGGTAGGCTCGCCAATGGTAATATTCACCATTTGGCGGATGTTGTTGTCAAAACGCACAAATTTGCCGGAGTCGCCGCCCATCATTTTCAGTTCATTGGTAACTTTTGCGAGGATGGAATCTACACGCGTCCAATCGGCTTTCAGTTCATACTGTTTCTCTTTTTTGCCGCCACCGCAGGCATACGCAAAAAGCGCAATTACAAATAAGATAGCAATCTTTCTCATAGAATGTAACGGGTTTAGGTTAAGTTTATCGTGAAAAAGATTATTGCAACAACTTGGCTTGCTTGATGTAATATTCGCCCTGCTTCACCCAGCTGTAACGCTCCTGCCCTTTTATGGCGCGGATATCGGCTGCAATGAGTTTGAGGTCGCCCATTGTGCTGTCATTTACCTTAATGTTGGGGTCCCATTGCAATTTGAAGTCCACTTTCAAGGTATCTCCGTTGAGGCGGTTTTGCATCAACACACCCAATACCGCCATATCTTCACCCACGAGATAGTTTACGGAGTCGTAAGCCAACGGAAAGGTAATAATTGAGAACTGACCGGTATCCATTACCTCAAAGCCGGCTTTGCCTTGCTTTACTATCATCTCCTCAATCATTTTGTCCACCATGCGAATGGCTCGTTTGTTATTGGCCAATTCTTTTTTGATTTGTGCTTTCAACTCGGCACGTTTTTCTTCGTCCGACTTGCCGCAAGACCATGCCAACAAGGCAACAGCTATCAGGATATAAACTTTTTTCATGAGCAATACTTTTCAGGTTGAGTGATTTTTGGAAATTTCTGTCCGCCTTTCAAAATGGGCGCGCAAAGTTAGTGCACTACCAACTGAGCGACAAGGTTTTAACAATATTCAACAATTAATTGTAGGTAACGTAGTGCTCCCACTTTTCCAGCACGGCGCGGAAGTCGGCAGGCAACTCGGAGTCAAACTGCATGTACTGCTTGCTGACGGGATGCTCGAAGCCCAGCGACTTGGCATGAAGTGCCTGCCGCGGCATCAGACTAAAACAGTTTTCCACAAAAGCGCGGTATTTTGAGAAAGGCGTACCTTTTAAAATCTGGTCGCCGCCGTAGGTAGCATCGTTAAACAACGGATGCCCCAAGTACTTCATGTGTGCCCTGATTTGATGGGTTCGCCCTGTTTCGAGTCGGCATTTCAGCAATGAGATATAGCGCAGCGATTGGATTACTTCGTAGTGCGTAACGGCATGTCGTCCGTATGGTGCCATATCGCCCTCATAAACCATGGTAATGCGGCGGTCTTTGGGGCTTCTGCCCAGCGGCGCATTGATAGTGCCTTTCGGCTCTTTGGGCTCTCCCCATACAAGGGCGTAGTAGGTGCGCTCGATAGTATGATGAAAAAACTGACGCGCCAAACTCATCATGGCGACTTCGGTTTTGGCAATTACCATCAGCCCGCTGGTATCCTTGTCTATGCGATGAACAAGCCCCGGGCGGCCTTCGTTGCCTTGCATTTCGGGCAATTGTTGGAAGTGATACACTAAGGCATTGACCAGTGTACCTTCCCAATTGTTATAGCCCGGATGTACTACCATACCCGGCTCTTTGTTCAGCACAAGCACGTGTTCATCCTCAAAAACAATATTGAGCGGAATGTTTTCAGGCTTCACCTCTCCGCTACGTGGCGGCTCGGGCAATGAAACGGTAATAACGTCCAACGGATGCACCTTGTAGTTAGGCTTAATCGGCTGATTATTGACCAGAATAAAGCCGTTGTGAATGGCATCCTGAATTTTACTGCGCGAAGCGTTGGGCAGGCGGTCGCATAAAAACTTGTCTATGCGCAGCAAAGATTGCCCCTTGTCGGCCACAATGCGGTGGTGCTCAAACAGTGCGTCATCGTCCTGCTCACCCGCAAAATCGTTGATTTCCTCGCTCATTGAATTACCTCCGATGATTGGGCAGCCGATTTTTTATTACTGATAATTTTTAGCCTTTGTTTCACCAAAGCTACTTTTTGAGGCAGTTCTTCCGTCGTATCGGCAAGGATGGTAACGTGCCCCATTTTGCGGAAAGGCTTGGTAATGGTTTTGCCGTAGAGGTGCACATAAACGCCCGAAAGCCCCAAGACTTTTTCCATGCCCTTGTAAACAGCCTCGCCCGTGTAGCCCGGTTCGCCGAGCAGGTTTACCATAGCGGCAGGACAGCGTGCGGCAGTATCGCCCAGCGGCAGGTTGAATATGGCACGCAGCAATTGCTGATATTGCGACGTATAGTTGGCCTCTATGGTGTGATGCCCACTGTTGTGTGGGCGCGGTGCTACTTCGTTCACCAAAATTTCGCCGTCTTTGGTAAGGAACATTTCCACTGCCAACAAACCGACAAAGCCCATCGTTTTAACTACTTGCTCTGCTATTGTCTGCGCTTTGCGGGCAAGGTCAGCAGAAATATCGGCAGGTGCAAAAAGGTACTCTACCAGATTGTGTTCGGGATGAAAAACCATTTCCACTACAGGGAAAGCCTCCATCTGCCCCGAATGGTTGCGGGCAACCATTACAGCCAGTTCTTTTTCAAAATCAATTTGCTTCTCTAATACGCCCGGCGCATCAAATGCCTTTTCCCAATCGGCCGATGTGTTGATTTTTTGCACACCGCGCCCGTCGTAACCTTCCTTGCCGAGCTTATGAACGGCAGGCAACATGTCGGCATACAGGCGGACATCCGTGCGTTTTTCCGTCAGTACGAATGGTGCGGTAGGAATGTCGTGCGCCTTGTAAAACTGCTTTTGCAAGCGCTTGTCTTGAATCAGGCTAATCAGCTTGGGGTCAGGATAAACGGTTTTGCCTTGTGCCTGCAAGGTTTCCAATGCCTTTGTATTGACATTTTCAATCTCAATCGTGATGATATCTACATCCTGACCAAAGTTTACTACCGTTTGGTAGTCCGTCAGCGCACCGCAGACAAATTCGGATGCCAGCGAACGACACGGGGCATCGGGTGCGGGGTCTAACACTTTCACGTACACATTCCAATCGGCGGCGGCTTGAATCAACATTTTGCCCAACTGACCGCCTCCCAAAATACCTAACCGAATCTGCTTAAATGCCATGATGAAAAAAATGAAGCGCAAAGTTCCTCATTTTTCCTTACTTTACGCCCTGTTTATGTGCTTTTCACATGTTTATTGAGCCTTATCATCCTAACAAAACACCACACGGGTGGATTGAAGTTATTTGCGGGTCAATGTTTTCGGGCAAAACCGAGGAGCTGATTCGTCGGGTCAATCGGGCGCTGATAGCCCGCCAAAAAGTGGCTATTTTTAAGCCCGCCCTCGATGTGCGCTACGACGAAGTAAAAGTTGTTTCACACAACAAAACGGAAATCCACTCTAACCCCGTTCAAACTGCCAAAGAAATTCTGTTGGTAGGTCGCGACTGCGATGTGATAGGTATAGACGAAGCCCAATTTTTTGACGAAGGATTGATTGAAGTCTGCGAAACCTTGGCGCGCCGCGGCAAAAGAGTGATTCTTTCAGGGTTGGATATGGACTTTGAAGGTAAACCGTTTGGCGTAATGGCTCCGCTGATGGCTATTGCCGAGTTTGTTACCAAAGTGCACGCCATTTGTGTGCGTTGCGGCGGCATGGCTTCTTTCTCCTATCGTTTGAGTGCTTCGCGCGAGCGCCTACTGCTTGGCGAACAAGATGCCTACGAACCGCGCTGTCGCAGTTGCTTCCTCAAAGGGAAATCAGTTGCCGAAGGCGAAGGAAGAAGGGATAGCTAAACGCTGCTTTTTAGAAAAGCAACTTTGTTAGGCTGCAAAGCAACAACAGCAGCAAGGCCGCGGGAGTCAGGTATTTCCAGCAAAGCGACATGAGTTGGTCTATTCGCAAACGCGGGTAAGTCCAGCGCACCCACATTTGCAGGCCAACCAGCAGTAAGCCTTTGCCAAGCAGCCAAAAAGCACCCCAAAGCCATGCGGAAATATGCCCGGGTGTGCCGCTTGTCCATTCGGCCAAGCGCAATTCCCCTACATTCGGGAGTGGCGTATTCCATGCACCAAAAAACAACACTGCCGAAAGCAGGCTGACCAACAACATCATGCCATACTCACTTAACATCAGGATGCCCCAGCGGAAACCCGCATACTCTGTCTGATAGCCTGCCACTAACTCCGATTCGGCTTCGGGCAAGTCAAAAGGAGCGCGGTTGCACTCTGCCAGCGAGGCTATAAAGAATATCAGAAATACAGGCAGCAACAGCGGGTAGCGAACCACATACCAACTGAAAACGCCGCCCCATGCGTTGCTTTCAATAGCAAAAATGCCTTGTTGCCATGCCATTTCCTGCAAATTGAGCGTGCCTGCGCAAACGGCCACGCAAAGCACTGCCAACCCGAGCGGCACTTCATAAGATACGATTTGTGCCACCGAACGCATGGCACCCAACATGGAAAACTTGTTGTTGCTCCCCCATCCGGCCATCAGAATGCCCATTACATCCAGCGAAACAATGGCAAGCAGCGCAAAAATGCCGGTAGCACTTTCCGAGCCGATGCCCTGCGGCGCAAGAGGTATAAAACAGAACCCTGCAAACACCGAAGCGAAAATAACAAAAGGAGCAGCCCTGAAAAGCACGCCATCTGCACCGCGCAGTACGATATCCTCCTTCTGCAACATTTTCAGCAGGTCGGCGACAGTTTGCAACAGCCCGTAGTAGCCTGTTTCCATCGGGCCGAGGCGGTCTTGAATAAATGCTGCCATTTTCCGCTCTGCATACACGGCAAAAACGGTGTAGAGTAACAAAAAGCCCAAGAAAAACAGAAAGAGCAGTATGGTGGTGGGCATGGGTTAGGTGGTCAATCCGAATATAAAGGTTACAAATATTCATCCGTCCATAGCGAATGGTTTGCAAACCATTCGCTATGGACGGATGAACGGACGTTCACGTATGGGAGATATGTACAATTTGCCTGATTTTATTTAATTCATCCTCAAAGGAAATTTGCCTGTGGTGTACTTCCTGATGACTGATATAATTGCGCACAGCATCAACTTGTGAAGGACTAACGGTTAATGCCCCGTAGCCATCTTGCCAGCCGAATTCATCGCCGCAAAATCCTTTTTCTTTCACCCAAAAGTAGCTGTCCCGCTTAATATCTCTTACAATATCGCTTATGGCATATTGCGGCTTAGGTGATAACAGCAGGTGAACATGGTCTTCAATGCCGTTAATGAAGTCCAAATGATAGCCTTTTGTTTCGCAAAAATCTCTCATACGACCGTATAATTCCCATTTCCAAGCCCGCTGAATAAATGGTAAACGATGTTTGGTTGCCCATATCAAATGGTACCACAAAGCCAGATAATTCTGCTGCTTGGACATGAGGCAAAAGCTATTTTTTCAATCTTCAGCGAAGAGAATTTCACAAATTTACAGGAATATATCCGTAGCGAAAGGTTTGCAAACTCTTTGCTACGGATAATGGCTAGGCTACAAAATATAACGGCTCAAATCGCGGTTTTGCACCAACGAGCTCAGGCGCTGCTGCACCATTTCCCGATTAACCACCAGTTTGGAGTTGGGCGGGATAGTATCGGGAACTTCAAACAAAAACTCGTTGAGCAGGTGGCTCATCACCGTATGCAAACGACGTGCGCCAATATTCTCTA from the Rhodoflexus caldus genome contains:
- a CDS encoding exonuclease SbcCD subunit D, translating into MRILHTADWHLGKSLKNFDLLDGQQYALQQLTDLIRSEKPDVLLIAGDIYDRALPPARAVELFDEVMSEIVLGLKVPVIAIAGNHDSAERIDYFNGILQRQGLHIFGMPGVVKPVILHDAYGEVHFHPIPYTEPTDLRLPENNNAFFDSHEAIMRHVVKNIANGMSAQGRHVAIGHAFISGGEGCESERALLSVGGASVVPAEIFTPFHYTAQGHLHRPQSFMDGRVRYSGSLLKYSFSEADHQKVFLMIEMDGEGNVQTEKIPIAHKQDIRRVKGYVRDGVFQLVDNQSSVRQDDLLEVTLLNEEPVINAMEIVRRQYTYALELRQPNAYRNTSERCLSTEQLSKMDDREIAREFFLHYLPALDMAHEEIITQIIREIQPKA
- the tnpA gene encoding IS200/IS605 family transposase; the encoded protein is MSKQQNYLALWYHLIWATKHRLPFIQRAWKWELYGRMRDFCETKGYHLDFINGIEDHVHLLLSPKPQYAISDIVRDIKRDSYFWVKEKGFCGDEFGWQDGYGALTVSPSQVDAVRNYISHQEVHHRQISFEDELNKIRQIVHISHT
- a CDS encoding complex I subunit 1/NuoH family protein; protein product: MPTTILLFLFFLGFLLLYTVFAVYAERKMAAFIQDRLGPMETGYYGLLQTVADLLKMLQKEDIVLRGADGVLFRAAPFVIFASVFAGFCFIPLAPQGIGSESATGIFALLAIVSLDVMGILMAGWGSNNKFSMLGAMRSVAQIVSYEVPLGLAVLCVAVCAGTLNLQEMAWQQGIFAIESNAWGGVFSWYVVRYPLLLPVFLIFFIASLAECNRAPFDLPEAESELVAGYQTEYAGFRWGILMLSEYGMMLLVSLLSAVLFFGAWNTPLPNVGELRLAEWTSGTPGHISAWLWGAFWLLGKGLLLVGLQMWVRWTYPRLRIDQLMSLCWKYLTPAALLLLLLCSLTKLLF
- a CDS encoding RluA family pseudouridine synthase; amino-acid sequence: MSEEINDFAGEQDDDALFEHHRIVADKGQSLLRIDKFLCDRLPNASRSKIQDAIHNGFILVNNQPIKPNYKVHPLDVITVSLPEPPRSGEVKPENIPLNIVFEDEHVLVLNKEPGMVVHPGYNNWEGTLVNALVYHFQQLPEMQGNEGRPGLVHRIDKDTSGLMVIAKTEVAMMSLARQFFHHTIERTYYALVWGEPKEPKGTINAPLGRSPKDRRITMVYEGDMAPYGRHAVTHYEVIQSLRYISLLKCRLETGRTHQIRAHMKYLGHPLFNDATYGGDQILKGTPFSKYRAFVENCFSLMPRQALHAKSLGFEHPVSKQYMQFDSELPADFRAVLEKWEHYVTYN
- a CDS encoding 5-(carboxyamino)imidazole ribonucleotide synthase, whose amino-acid sequence is MAFKQIRLGILGGGQLGKMLIQAAADWNVYVKVLDPAPDAPCRSLASEFVCGALTDYQTVVNFGQDVDIITIEIENVNTKALETLQAQGKTVYPDPKLISLIQDKRLQKQFYKAHDIPTAPFVLTEKRTDVRLYADMLPAVHKLGKEGYDGRGVQKINTSADWEKAFDAPGVLEKQIDFEKELAVMVARNHSGQMEAFPVVEMVFHPEHNLVEYLFAPADISADLARKAQTIAEQVVKTMGFVGLLAVEMFLTKDGEILVNEVAPRPHNSGHHTIEANYTSQYQQLLRAIFNLPLGDTAARCPAAMVNLLGEPGYTGEAVYKGMEKVLGLSGVYVHLYGKTITKPFRKMGHVTILADTTEELPQKVALVKQRLKIISNKKSAAQSSEVIQ
- a CDS encoding T9SS type A sorting domain-containing protein, with protein sequence MKYLLFLFAWILAVAAAAQNPAFVFSDSIPVQINGRNLPLAWAGGFNAPQFSTIDLNGDGRSDLFIFDRTTNKVSTFLNVNNRWQYAPEYESLFPKDLNAWCLLADYDGDGRKDIFTTTNFGIRVLRNVTPQGGRLQFQTLRDPLQVRGISAVNLNLRIDLTDIPAIADIDNDGDLDILNFIPASGFNIEWNRNLSRERFGHSDSLVFEKATLRWGNIEECSNCNEFLFGNSFCRVEAVEHAGSTLLTIDLNGDNTKDLLLGDVSCSNLVAMLNVGTPANANFNSFQQAFPAVNPVDFQLFPAAFYEDADFDDIPDLLAAPNVFINEPAAAPSLDFTRSAWFYKNEGTLQRPDFRFRQRNFLQADMVEIGETARPAVLDVDGDGDLDLLLSTIGQRSDTNPAELERIVSRIYYFENTGNNARPAFRLANDNFAGFAAANLRQLKITVADLNGDGAVDLAFSAQRNSDNRGRFAYILNTARRNEPVQFSLANATDLTVSTLSIGDELLFADTDADGDADLLVAKFQGALERYENTGNLNFTLRSSNVAGIENDALKRGLSIAVADVNADGRLDLIASNRGGELLFYNNFLNGNPQPVRNLLFNRLTNRLEEKNFGREVLPAVLGNHLILGTAGGGLQLLRFQQDVPTSLPAENLLPRSWYSISPNPAPQGRVRLQLAEPAAVSITDLSGRTWSQFSLAAGEHPLQLPTARSMYFIRLTASSGKTAVEKLLVSE
- the ccsA gene encoding cytochrome c biogenesis protein CcsA, which encodes MKLAWWKLLTIVLLFYTLLGGLLLDVPRLDILNETIRNLYFHVPMWFGMMILLTVSVVYSIKYLRNPLEKYDQWAAESANTAILFGILGLLTGMFWATYTWGDPWHGDPKQNGSAIAMLIYMAYGLLRGSFSDPQQRGRISAVYNIFAFAAYIPLIWILPRLTDSLHPGSGGNPGFNAYDLDSKLRLVFYPAVIGWTLLGVWITSLRVRLRQLEAKKIEKSLS
- a CDS encoding thymidine kinase; protein product: MFIEPYHPNKTPHGWIEVICGSMFSGKTEELIRRVNRALIARQKVAIFKPALDVRYDEVKVVSHNKTEIHSNPVQTAKEILLVGRDCDVIGIDEAQFFDEGLIEVCETLARRGKRVILSGLDMDFEGKPFGVMAPLMAIAEFVTKVHAICVRCGGMASFSYRLSASRERLLLGEQDAYEPRCRSCFLKGKSVAEGEGRRDS